GGGCTGCGTATAACGCATTGGAGGCTTTGTGGATCCTACGAAAAGCGTCGTGACCTACGGCTTTCACGGGGTGACCGATATCGAAAAGGTCCTTCTCCAGGCGATGATCGAGCGGATATCCCGCGATCTGCCGGGTCCGGTGGCACATGTGCCGGCACATGACGCGCAGCTCGTATTCTTCGATGATCCGGCACCCCGTCTGGACGGGGGCCGTGGCCGGCTCGTGCGCATGGTCCGGGATGCGAGCGCGCAGCGGTTCTCGGGTGGTCTGCGCATGCCGCCCCACGTCACGGATCTCCTCGACATCTTCACGGATTTCATTCAACGGGAGGCCTATGCGCACACCCAGTGCGGGGTCATGAAGTCGCTGGTGTGCGCGCTTCACGAACTGTTCCAAACCCGCGGGGCGCCGCATGCCCTGGTCGACGAAGATGGCGCGAGTCTCGTCCTCTATCCGGCCGACCGGCAGTTCTCATGGTCGGGCTCCGGGGACAAACCGGCCCTGTCGGAACTCTTCCAATCGCACCGGCTCCCGGGGCTCGGCCTGCGCCCATGGGGCACATCCGAACCGGGAGACGACCGGGAACGGCGCAGCATCGAGCCCCTGTTCTGGCATATGGGGCTCGCGCATGCACGCTGCGGGCTCGTGCCATGGGTCGGGCGTGACGATCTCCTCAAGATGCGCGCATGGCCCTATCTCGCGGGACAGGGACCGGCGACCGCCACCCGGCTTGCCACCGCCCTGCGGGCCCGACCGCGAAGCGTCGCGGCCTTGGCGGATGCCGCCCGCGTCCCCGAAACCGATGCCGTGGCCTTCGCCAATGCCGCGCTTTTGTGCGGATTCGTGGTGACCGCGACGCCCACGGATGCCCAGGCCCCACAGCGCCAGCCGCCGATCCGCGACACGGGTGCGCAGGCCCTGGGCGCGGCGCGCTTGCCGCGCATTCTGGGGGCCATACGCAATGCCCTGGGGATACACGCGTGAGCGAGGAACTGAAACTCTTGTTCGCGGGGGCGATGGGCGCGGGGAAGACCACCGCGATACGTGCCATCAGCGAGATCGCGCCGATAACGACCGAGGCCTCAAACGGGGATCGCGCGGAGTGCGACAAGGAAGAGACCACCGTTGCCATGGACTATGGCGAGATCACCCTGGCCACGGGCGAGAAGCTACGGCTTTATGGCACCCCGGGCCAGGCGCGCTTTCAGTTCATGTGGCCAATCCTCGCCACCGGGGCACTCGGCGTGGTGGTCTTGATCGACAACTCGCGCCCCGACCCCTTGGCGGATCTCGAGATCTACCTTGATGCCTTTCGCCCGCTCGCCGATGCCGGCGCGGCGGTCGTGGGCGTCGGACACATGGACTGCTGCCCGCGGCCATCGCTCGAGGCCTATGCCGAACGCCTGGCGGCGCTCGATGTGGTGGTCCCGGTCATGCCCGCCGACGCCCGCCGGCGCGACGACGTCCTGGAGATGCTCGAGATACTGCTGCAGCAGATCGAGGCGACTTCGGCCTATGACGAGGCGATCGACGGTGGCATGGGTCATGGCTTGATGGGGGTGACACCATGAGCGCGCGCGTCATGCCGCCGGAGCTGATCGCGGCGTTCGACGAGGAGATTCGACGGCTGCACGCGCGCGTGTCGGGCGTCATCGGGTGCGTACTCGCCACCACCGACGGGCGGCGGGTGTCGGCGGTGGTCGACAACGAGGCCGATCCGCAGCGGGTGTCGGCGATGGTGGGATCGATCGTGGCGCTCGGCGAGACCATCGGCCGCGAGGTCATGATCGGGCGCACGCAGTTTGTCGCCGTGAGCGCGGTGGACGGCACGATCCTGCTGCAGAGGGTGCCGGCCAGACGCGACCTGCTGGTCGTGGGCACGTTGGCGCGGCGCCACACCAATCTCGGGATTCTTCTGCACGAAACCGGGATAACCGCCGAGGCCGCGGCCAGGACGTTCGACGCATGGCTGGGGCACGACCAGCCGCCTGCTTGATGGTGGGCAAGGCACTACGGAAAGGCCGCGAGGCCGCGGCCCGCGACCACGGAATTCAATGAAGGATGGACCTAAACCATGGCAAAAGTGGATCTGAGCAGCATCCAGGATATTGACGGCTTTATCGCGGCGGCACTCGGCGATTCGAGCAGCGGCATGCTTCTGGCCAGGATCGGCAGTCCGTCGGTCGATCTGGACCTGGCGATAGCCGGGAATTCCGAGGTGGTGAATACGAAGCGCGCGCTGGTGGCGCGTTTGAATCTCGATGACAAGATCGAGGATATCCTCATCACGCTTCATAAGCAGTACCACCTGATCCGGCCCCTGGAACGTAACGACAAACTGTTCCTCTACCTCATGCTGGATCGTGCCAAGGCCAATCTCGCCATGGCCCGTCATGAATTGCGCACCTACGAGAAGACCCTGGACTTCTCCTAGGCGGGCGCGCCGAGTCCGTCGAGGCCCGGCCGCGTGAACGATTCCCGCCTCGTGGGCCGGGACACCGACGTTTGGGGCATCCCGCCATCCGCAAGATGGGAGGGCTTTATGATAGCTACCACCATGTCGCGCCATCGCAGACGGCAGGACCTGCCGGCGTCGGCCGGGGGTCTGGACGCGGCCTCGGTCACGGATGACCACAGACGGTCGGCCGCACGCGGCGCCGGCGGCGGCCTGTCGGAAAGGACGGCTGAAGAGAAACCCGCGAGGTGGATCGCCCATTCCACGGCCCCGGCCGGTCCCCTCGCGACGGCGCGGTTGTGCGCGCGCCGGCCATGCGCACGGTGCGGCTTATGACGGAGGATATCCCTGCCACACCGGTCTGGGACGTGGAGGCCGAACGCCAGGTCATACTGCGGGTGCTCCTGCAGACCCTTGCCGATCCGGGCGTAGCCAGGGACACGGGGGACACGCAGCTGCTGACCAGCGTGTGCCATGGCCTCGCGCACAGCAGCGCGCTTGTGGCATGGTGCGGCTACTGCGTGCGCACCGACCGGGACCACTTCGAGTCGCGGTGTCTGGCGGGTACCGCAAAGAAGCGTCTACGCATCCGGAAGGAGGCGGCAGACCCGGTATGGCGGGCAGTCCAAGAGCAAACCGTAGTCGTTTGGGGCCTTGCCGGCGACCTGCCTCCCACCTGGATGGCGGGACTGGGACCCGATGTGCGCGAGGTCGCCTGCTTCCCGTTCGGGCAGCCCGATCGGGACGTCGTGGGAATCATCGGCGTGCGGCATGCGGGCTATTTCGAGCGCGTCGGCCTTATGTATTTCCTCACGTTCAGCCATGTCGGCCGACTCGCCCTGCAGTTGCATGACCAGGCCCTGCGCGACCCCTTGACTCACCTGCCGAACCGTCGGCTGTTTCTGGAGAGGCTGGCGCAGGCGCGCAACAAGAGCCGCCGCGACGGACGCTTTCTTGGGATCGCCATTCTCGACTTTGACGGGTTCAAGGAGGTCAACGATCGCTTCGGACACATGGCTGGGGACGATCTCTTGTGCCAGGCGGCGCAGCGCGTTCGGCGCACGCTACGCGCCGACGACATGCTGGCGCGGCTCGGCGGTGATGAGTTCGGCCTACTGCTCTGGGATATACACGCGCGCGACCTCGACCAGGTTTGTGAACGGATGCTACGCGATCTGCGCCAGCCATTCCGCCTGGCCAACGGCGACGCGGCCGTCATCTCCGCGAGTATCGGGATCACATGCTATCCGTCCGACATGAGCAGTCCGGCCTCCCTCCTGCGGCATGCCGATACGGCCTTGTACGAGGCCAAAAGACAAGGACGTGACCAGCATCAGGCGCATACCAGAACACTCCGGGCACGCGCGGAATGTCACGGCGCCGCGCATGAGCACATGACACAGGCCCTTTTCGACCGCCGCCTGTTGTTCCACTACCAGCCGCTCGTGCGCCTCACGCATCCCGAGCGCCCCGTATTCGGTGTCGAGGCGCTCTTGCGGTGGCGCGATAAGGAAGGGCGGCT
The DNA window shown above is from Acidiferrobacter sp. SPIII_3 and carries:
- a CDS encoding ATP/GTP-binding protein; protein product: MGAGKTTAIRAISEIAPITTEASNGDRAECDKEETTVAMDYGEITLATGEKLRLYGTPGQARFQFMWPILATGALGVVVLIDNSRPDPLADLEIYLDAFRPLADAGAAVVGVGHMDCCPRPSLEAYAERLAALDVVVPVMPADARRRDDVLEMLEILLQQIEATSAYDEAIDGGMGHGLMGVTP
- a CDS encoding roadblock/LC7 domain-containing protein; amino-acid sequence: MAKVDLSSIQDIDGFIAAALGDSSSGMLLARIGSPSVDLDLAIAGNSEVVNTKRALVARLNLDDKIEDILITLHKQYHLIRPLERNDKLFLYLMLDRAKANLAMARHELRTYEKTLDFS
- a CDS encoding bifunctional diguanylate cyclase/phosphodiesterase, with protein sequence MTEDIPATPVWDVEAERQVILRVLLQTLADPGVARDTGDTQLLTSVCHGLAHSSALVAWCGYCVRTDRDHFESRCLAGTAKKRLRIRKEAADPVWRAVQEQTVVVWGLAGDLPPTWMAGLGPDVREVACFPFGQPDRDVVGIIGVRHAGYFERVGLMYFLTFSHVGRLALQLHDQALRDPLTHLPNRRLFLERLAQARNKSRRDGRFLGIAILDFDGFKEVNDRFGHMAGDDLLCQAAQRVRRTLRADDMLARLGGDEFGLLLWDIHARDLDQVCERMLRDLRQPFRLANGDAAVISASIGITCYPSDMSSPASLLRHADTALYEAKRQGRDQHQAHTRTLRARAECHGAAHEHMTQALFDRRLLFHYQPLVRLTHPERPVFGVEALLRWRDKEGRLHTAGGLGDSLDHPRFARDIGRLALERALSQAASWQIQNLALRVSINISPCHLLDRRFCADVEDALARHPDVSPQRLEIEVTEGAPLPDFERARAALEHCARLGIRIGLDDFGTGHASLSYLQRFPAQTIKIDRSFLRDIVANPRDLAIIGGIVATARTLGVDVVAEGVEHPEQAQLLKDVGCERMQGYWVAEPMPPEDIPGWVARYHLPMSLFASRRRGKTGAPFPVQAPESDRHTVRPATVITGFLAEDFS